The DNA window GTGCAGATTCCCTGCATTGAGCGAAACGCGATGGGTGTTGTGAAAGCATACAATGCGTATTTGATGGCGACGCTTGGCAATCCCTCTGCGCAGGTGATTGACCTTGATAAGACGATCTGGGTGATGAATCAGACCGGGCGTGACATGAACGCCAAATATAAGGAGACCAGTCTGGGTGGCTTGGCCGTGCGTATGCCCCGCTGTTAGTGGGGATTGCGTCTCGGAGCCTGCTTGCGTATTCTGGCTGTGTTTTTTTACATGATTCGCAATGCTTGCGGACTATCCACTCAAAAGGAGCTTCCTATGCAGCTGACGACTGTAAAGATTGAAAAGCCCGAGGATATGAATTTTATTCTTGGACAGTCCCATTTTATCAAAACTGTTGAAGACATTCACGAAGCTGTTGTCACAACGGTTCCCTTTGCCAAGTTTGGTCTGGCCTTTTGCGAGGCATCGGACAAGCGCCTTGTTCGGTATTCTGGCACCGACGAGGAATGCCTCGAGCTGGCAAAGAAGAATGCCTATGCCTTGTCTTGTGGACACAGCTTTATTCTGTTTATGAAAGACATGTTCCCGATCAACATCGTGAACGCCATCCAGAATGTTCCTGAGGTGGTGCGCCTGTTCTGCGCAACGGCAAACCCCACTGAGGTTATTGTGGCTGAGACCGAGCAGGGCCGGGGTGTCATGGGCGTGATTGATGGCTTTGCCTCTGCTGGTATTGAAGGCGAAGGCGATATTGAAGACAGAAAGAAATTCCTCCGGGCGATTGGCTACAAGGCCTAGTCTGGAATTGCAGTTTTTGTGGCGGTGCCTTTGGGTGCCGCCTTTTTTCTTGTCTTTGTCCGTTTTTGGGGCAGGAGCGCGTTTTGTCTTCGTGAGCGTATTGAGATAATGGCTTTTCCGTGGATTATGACTTGAACGGGAGAAAAAACGTGCCCATGAAATATAGATTTCGACTGCTGGAGACGCAGGCAAGTATTGGATTTGGGGCCTATGTCCCTGAGGATGATATGAGCCTTGGGGAGTTGCTGGAGGAGCTACATCGCTCTCCAATGGATGAATTTTTGCGCGGTGCAGCAATTCGGGCTGTGCAGGATGCGCCTGATGAGGTGCTGCGGTCCTGTGCCCAAAGCACAGACCTGATAGAGCGTTCTCTTGTGCGTGAGGCTTTTGCTGGTGATGCGGAGAAGCTGAAGGAACTTGGGCTTGGTGAGGCTCCAGACGCGGAAGAGTGTGCTGCAAGTCCTTTGGTCGATTTGCGAAATGCGGCGCGTGAGAATCAGGCTTTGCATTCTCAGTGGGCTGAACTGCTCCAGGCAAACATCATGCGGCACGAACCGTTACCAGAGGCTGCGGAGCTTCCGGCCTCGCCGTATTCGCCTGAGGAGTGC is part of the Desulfobaculum bizertense DSM 18034 genome and encodes:
- a CDS encoding adenosine-specific kinase encodes the protein MQLTTVKIEKPEDMNFILGQSHFIKTVEDIHEAVVTTVPFAKFGLAFCEASDKRLVRYSGTDEECLELAKKNAYALSCGHSFILFMKDMFPINIVNAIQNVPEVVRLFCATANPTEVIVAETEQGRGVMGVIDGFASAGIEGEGDIEDRKKFLRAIGYKA